One Maribacter cobaltidurans genomic window carries:
- the yajC gene encoding preprotein translocase subunit YajC, whose protein sequence is MGDIGQFLPMILIFVVAYFFMIRPQMKRQKDEKKFAAELKRGDRVITKSGLHGKVVELNDKDFSCILETMAGKLKFDRSAISMEMSKKLSAPEKK, encoded by the coding sequence ATGGGTGATATAGGACAGTTTCTTCCAATGATTTTGATTTTTGTGGTCGCATATTTTTTTATGATCAGGCCCCAAATGAAACGACAAAAGGACGAGAAGAAATTTGCTGCGGAACTAAAGCGTGGTGACAGGGTAATAACAAAGAGTGGCCTACATGGTAAAGTCGTAGAGTTGAACGACAAGGATTTTTCCTGCATTTTGGAAACCATGGCAGGCAAGCTAAAGTTTGATCGCTCTGCAATTTCCATGGAAATGAGCAAAAAACTATCCGCTCCGGAAAAAAAATAA
- a CDS encoding ABC transporter ATP-binding protein yields the protein MKELRHLNKYFKKYWLKLFVGIIITIIARIFQLVMPSYVNKIISVVEKFLDTEIAKTEAQSLLLEYILIIVGAALLSGFFTFLMRQTIINVSRYIEYDLKNEIFDHYQNLSLNFYKKNRTGDLMNRISEDVNQVRLYAGPAIMYGIQTLTLFVCLVPLMFIKAPTLAAYTLLPLPILSVLIYKISKVIHKRSTIVQQYLSTLSTFTQEIFSGVSVIKAYNLEPRTHEELKFLANDGKDKSMSLAKVNAWFFPLMILLIGISNILVIYIGGMQYLRGEIGVGLIAEFILYVNMLTWPVAIVGWLTSIVQRAEASQKRINEFLEQHSELDNGNIELKDVKGKVEFKDVSFTYEDTEINAIKHLSFTINPGETTAILGKTGSGKSTILDLVARLYDVSSGEILIDGKPIREYEITSLRQAIGAVPQDAFLFSDSIRNNIKFGKEDATEEEIISIAKEAVVHENIMGFSKKYDTVLGERGITLSGGQKQRVSIARALLKNPKIYLFDDCLSAVDTETEEEILANLKKASKEKTTLIVSHRVSSAKNADKILVLEDGQLIQEGTHEELNSLDGYYKELYKNQLSDKEN from the coding sequence ATGAAGGAACTTAGGCATCTAAATAAATACTTTAAAAAATATTGGCTTAAACTCTTTGTGGGAATCATCATCACCATAATTGCCCGAATCTTCCAATTGGTGATGCCGTCTTATGTAAATAAAATTATTTCTGTAGTAGAGAAATTTCTCGATACTGAAATTGCCAAAACCGAGGCACAGTCCTTATTATTGGAATACATACTAATCATCGTTGGCGCAGCATTGCTTTCTGGTTTTTTCACCTTCCTAATGAGGCAGACCATAATCAATGTATCCCGTTACATTGAATATGATTTAAAAAATGAGATTTTTGACCATTATCAAAATCTCAGTCTCAATTTTTATAAAAAAAACAGGACGGGTGATTTAATGAATCGCATTAGCGAAGATGTAAACCAGGTTCGTCTCTATGCCGGTCCGGCAATCATGTATGGGATACAAACCTTGACCCTCTTTGTATGTTTGGTACCATTAATGTTCATAAAGGCACCTACTTTGGCGGCATATACACTTCTTCCTCTACCCATATTATCCGTTCTAATTTATAAAATAAGTAAGGTAATCCATAAACGGAGTACTATAGTGCAACAATATCTATCCACACTTTCAACATTTACCCAGGAGATTTTCTCAGGTGTTTCAGTCATCAAGGCATATAACTTGGAACCCAGAACCCATGAAGAGCTTAAATTTCTAGCCAATGATGGCAAGGATAAAAGTATGAGCTTGGCCAAGGTAAACGCTTGGTTCTTTCCTTTGATGATTTTACTTATAGGCATTAGTAACATTCTAGTCATTTATATTGGTGGAATGCAATACTTAAGGGGTGAAATTGGAGTGGGGCTTATTGCGGAGTTTATTCTTTATGTAAATATGCTTACATGGCCCGTGGCCATAGTAGGTTGGCTTACCTCCATAGTTCAAAGGGCAGAAGCCAGCCAAAAAAGAATCAACGAGTTTTTGGAACAACACTCAGAACTTGACAATGGCAATATTGAACTCAAGGATGTAAAAGGCAAAGTTGAGTTCAAAGATGTTAGCTTCACATACGAGGATACAGAAATAAATGCGATTAAACACCTATCCTTTACAATTAATCCAGGTGAAACGACAGCAATTTTAGGAAAAACGGGGTCCGGTAAATCTACCATATTGGATTTGGTGGCGCGATTATATGATGTCTCATCCGGAGAAATACTAATTGACGGAAAACCCATAAGGGAATATGAAATAACCAGTCTAAGACAAGCCATTGGAGCGGTTCCACAAGATGCTTTTCTATTTTCCGATAGTATTAGGAACAATATTAAATTCGGAAAGGAAGATGCTACCGAAGAAGAGATTATCTCCATTGCCAAAGAAGCAGTGGTCCATGAAAATATAATGGGCTTCTCCAAAAAATATGATACTGTTTTGGGAGAAAGGGGCATTACCCTAAGTGGAGGTCAAAAACAGCGTGTATCCATTGCCAGGGCCTTATTGAAAAATCCAAAAATCTATTTATTCGATGATTGCCTTTCAGCTGTAGACACAGAAACAGAAGAAGAAATTCTTGCCAATCTCAAAAAGGCATCCAAGGAAAAGACTACATTAATTGTAAGTCACAGGGTTTCATCTGCGAAAAATGCCGATAAAATCTTGGTTCTCGAGGACGGCCAGCTGATTCAAGAAGGCACACATGAAGAATTAAATTCTTTAGATGGCTACTATAAAGAACTTTATAAGAATCAACTATCGGACAAAGAAAACTAA
- the nusB gene encoding transcription antitermination factor NusB, protein MLTRRHIRVKVMQCIYSLIQSKDDSLQKQEKFLKVSIENTYTLYLLWLSLFKEIQKLAAEQLNLSTKKYLSDDSQNHFPNKAKFVNNRFLVQLQENSLVKEELSSRKLDNWYLNEEYVRLIYKSIVDSDIYKEYMTNPDGGYEQDREVFIALFKEVIAPNDKIYDYFEDNKLTWVDDIPIVNTFLLKQLKKIKPNQSSNFFLPKLLKDQEDMDFANNLLKKTLLKNELLEKEIEGKTPNWDKDRIADVDSILLKMAICELLYFPSIPERVTINEYLEIAKEYSTPKSSIFINGILDKLTKEYKKEGKLNKMGRGLL, encoded by the coding sequence ATGCTTACAAGAAGGCATATTAGGGTAAAGGTAATGCAATGTATTTACTCCCTAATTCAATCCAAGGATGACTCGCTTCAAAAACAGGAGAAATTTTTAAAAGTAAGCATAGAGAATACGTATACCCTCTATTTGCTGTGGCTAAGTCTTTTTAAAGAAATTCAGAAATTGGCCGCAGAGCAACTGAATCTTTCTACTAAAAAGTATCTTTCAGACGATTCCCAAAATCATTTTCCCAATAAGGCTAAGTTTGTAAACAACAGATTTCTGGTTCAACTTCAGGAAAATTCTTTGGTTAAGGAAGAACTTTCAAGTAGAAAATTGGACAACTGGTACTTGAACGAAGAGTATGTGAGGCTTATATACAAGTCTATTGTTGATAGTGATATTTACAAGGAATATATGACAAATCCCGATGGAGGTTATGAACAGGACAGGGAAGTTTTCATTGCTCTTTTTAAGGAAGTTATCGCTCCAAACGATAAAATATATGATTATTTTGAAGACAACAAACTAACCTGGGTAGACGACATACCCATTGTAAATACCTTTCTGTTAAAGCAATTAAAAAAAATAAAGCCCAATCAAAGCTCAAATTTCTTCCTCCCCAAATTGTTAAAAGATCAGGAAGATATGGACTTTGCCAATAATTTATTAAAAAAAACGTTGTTGAAAAACGAATTGTTGGAGAAGGAGATCGAAGGTAAGACCCCAAACTGGGACAAGGACCGGATAGCGGATGTTGACTCAATATTACTAAAGATGGCCATTTGCGAGTTGCTCTATTTTCCTTCCATTCCAGAACGGGTCACCATTAATGAATATTTGGAGATTGCCAAGGAGTATTCTACCCCAAAGAGTAGCATTTTTATAAATGGTATTTTGGATAAGCTTACAAAAGAATATAAAAAAGAGGGTAAGCTAAATAAAATGGGGCGAGGCCTGTTATAA
- a CDS encoding YdeI/OmpD-associated family protein — translation MDRSEKLKAFFSEEHKFKKEVKKLREILLKSDLEETYKWNFPTYTLDNKNIVAIGKFKNHFGVWFFNGAFLSDPYQVLENAQEGKTMVMRHWKFYNENEIDEKKISQYLSEAIKNQKKGTSLTTSRKKKSTKLELPDLLIKAFNANPEAKKAFNVLTPYKQKEYVEYIEEAKLEKTKISRLAKILPMILEGKGLNDKYR, via the coding sequence ATGGATAGGTCTGAAAAATTGAAGGCTTTCTTTTCAGAAGAACATAAATTTAAAAAAGAAGTAAAAAAGCTAAGGGAGATTTTATTGAAGTCCGACTTGGAGGAAACCTATAAGTGGAATTTTCCAACATATACTCTGGATAATAAAAACATTGTGGCTATTGGCAAGTTTAAAAATCACTTCGGTGTTTGGTTCTTTAATGGAGCTTTTTTATCAGACCCATACCAGGTCTTGGAAAATGCCCAGGAAGGGAAGACCATGGTCATGAGACACTGGAAATTTTATAATGAGAATGAAATTGATGAGAAAAAAATTTCGCAATACCTCTCAGAAGCAATCAAAAACCAAAAAAAGGGCACAAGCCTCACCACTAGTAGAAAGAAGAAATCTACCAAACTTGAATTACCCGACCTTCTAATAAAAGCATTTAACGCCAATCCTGAAGCAAAAAAAGCGTTCAACGTACTTACCCCTTATAAGCAAAAGGAATATGTAGAATATATAGAAGAAGCCAAACTGGAAAAGACAAAAATTTCCAGATTGGCTAAAATTCTTCCTATGATATTGGAGGGTAAAGGTTTAAATGACAAATATCGATAA
- a CDS encoding PUR family DNA/RNA-binding protein — protein MSERDLMDQEEIHSKVLRAGRRTYFFDVRSTKAGDYYLTITESKKFTHDDGSFHYKKHKIYLYKEDFEAFRENVEEMMDFIINEKGKEVISERHQKDFKKEEETSNAEDSNSSGSFTDVSFDDI, from the coding sequence ATGAGCGAAAGAGATTTAATGGATCAAGAGGAAATTCACTCTAAAGTTTTAAGGGCAGGAAGAAGAACTTACTTTTTTGATGTACGAAGCACTAAGGCAGGCGACTATTATTTGACGATTACAGAGAGTAAGAAATTTACCCACGACGATGGTTCCTTCCACTACAAAAAACACAAAATTTACCTCTATAAGGAAGATTTTGAAGCCTTCAGGGAAAATGTTGAGGAAATGATGGATTTTATTATCAACGAAAAAGGTAAGGAGGTAATTTCAGAAAGACACCAAAAGGACTTTAAAAAAGAGGAAGAAACAAGTAATGCCGAGGATTCAAATTCCAGTGGCAGTTTCACCGATGTAAGTTTCGACGATATTTAA
- the pepT gene encoding peptidase T: protein MQDIMNRFLNYVKIDTQSDSSSNITPSTAKQWNLANRLVDELREIGMSDVSIDENAYIMATLPSNVDHEVPTIGFISHFDTSPDFSGTNVNPKIINNYDGKDIILHEELDIILSPEYFDDLKQYEGKTLITTDGTTLLGADDKAGIAEIVTAMEYLINHPEIKHGEIRVGFTPDEEIGRGAHKFDVDAFGADWAYTMDGSQIGELEYENFNAASAKIIVKGKSVHPGYAKGKMVNALLIANKIISLLPQSEVPEKTEGREGFFHVHHFKGEIEHAEMELIIRDHSKSRFEERKKLLNKIVSEQNVIYKNAVQLEIKDQYYNMKEKIEPVFHIVEIAKEAMESVGITPIIKPIRGGTDGSQLSFMGLPCPNIFAGGHNFHGKYEYVPVESMAKAIEVIVKICELTAHKS, encoded by the coding sequence ATGCAGGACATAATGAACCGTTTTTTGAATTATGTGAAGATAGATACCCAAAGCGATTCTTCCTCGAATATAACCCCTAGTACGGCAAAACAATGGAATTTAGCCAATAGACTTGTTGATGAACTTCGGGAAATAGGAATGTCCGACGTTAGTATCGACGAAAACGCCTATATCATGGCAACCTTGCCGAGCAATGTCGACCATGAAGTACCGACTATCGGGTTTATCTCCCATTTTGATACTTCACCAGACTTTTCGGGAACAAACGTGAACCCAAAAATTATTAATAATTATGATGGTAAGGACATTATACTCCATGAAGAACTGGACATAATCCTTTCGCCCGAGTACTTTGATGACCTTAAACAATATGAGGGGAAAACCTTAATCACTACGGACGGAACAACACTTTTAGGCGCGGACGATAAAGCTGGTATTGCAGAAATTGTAACAGCTATGGAATACCTTATCAATCACCCTGAAATAAAGCATGGCGAGATTCGAGTTGGTTTTACCCCAGATGAAGAAATTGGTAGAGGAGCCCATAAATTTGACGTGGATGCATTTGGAGCTGATTGGGCCTATACCATGGATGGGAGTCAAATTGGGGAACTGGAATATGAGAACTTTAATGCGGCCAGTGCTAAAATCATAGTGAAAGGCAAAAGTGTTCATCCCGGATATGCAAAGGGAAAAATGGTTAACGCTCTTCTTATTGCCAATAAAATCATCTCACTTCTTCCCCAATCAGAGGTACCCGAAAAAACAGAGGGCAGGGAAGGGTTTTTTCATGTGCACCATTTTAAAGGAGAAATTGAACATGCGGAAATGGAACTAATCATCCGCGACCATTCAAAATCCCGCTTTGAGGAAAGAAAGAAACTATTAAACAAAATTGTATCAGAACAGAACGTTATTTATAAGAATGCCGTTCAGTTGGAAATCAAGGACCAATACTATAATATGAAGGAAAAAATTGAGCCCGTTTTTCATATTGTTGAAATAGCCAAGGAAGCCATGGAATCCGTTGGCATAACACCAATCATTAAACCTATCAGGGGCGGCACCGATGGTTCCCAGTTGAGCTTCATGGGCCTACCATGCCCCAATATTTTTGCCGGAGGTCATAATTTTCATGGGAAATACGAATATGTCCCGGTCGAGAGTATGGCAAAAGCCATAGAGGTTATCGTGAAAATTTGCGAACTTACTGCTCATAAAAGCTAA
- a CDS encoding DUF1573 domain-containing protein — protein MKKVVFAIGVVALFSFTSCKENASSKIKSDNVAEAAVRDEAAKAVPVMTFEKAEHDFGTIEQGTPQETAFKFTNTGNAPLIITDAKSSCGCTVPNPPKEPIAPGETGELLVKFNGQGQNQVTKTITVTANTEKGSELLRIKAFVNPKGAAPLGPVK, from the coding sequence ATGAAAAAAGTAGTTTTTGCCATTGGCGTAGTCGCTTTGTTTTCGTTCACTTCTTGCAAGGAGAACGCATCCAGTAAAATCAAATCTGATAATGTTGCCGAGGCGGCGGTTAGGGATGAAGCTGCAAAGGCGGTTCCAGTGATGACTTTTGAGAAGGCTGAACATGATTTTGGAACCATTGAACAAGGAACTCCACAGGAAACAGCATTTAAATTTACGAATACAGGTAATGCACCGTTAATTATAACAGATGCTAAAAGTAGCTGTGGCTGTACCGTTCCCAATCCTCCAAAAGAGCCTATAGCTCCAGGCGAAACAGGTGAATTGTTGGTTAAGTTTAATGGACAAGGCCAAAACCAAGTTACTAAAACCATTACGGTAACGGCCAATACGGAAAAAGGTTCTGAATTACTAAGAATCAAGGCATTTGTAAATCCAAAGGGAGCAGCACCGTTAGGACCTGTTAAATAA
- a CDS encoding quinone-dependent dihydroorotate dehydrogenase yields the protein MYKSIIRPILFLFDPEKVHHFSFFLIKMLSRIGILGLIKPFFTIEDQRLEREVFGLKFKNPVGLAAGFDKNAMLYNELSSFGFGFVEIGTLTPKPQDGNPKKRLFRLKTDSAIINRMGFNNEGVFEAVERLKKEHMVLIGGNIGKNKITPNDDAIKDYLICFDALFEHVDYFVVNVSSPNTPGLRELQDKEPLTRLLKELEITNRKLASEKSVKRKPILLKIAPDLTNDQLLDIIAIVADTKIDGVIATNTTIERKNLKSHVLLLEENGGLSGKPLRDRSTEVIRFLSEKSNKAFPIIGVGGIHSPEDALEKLNAGADLIQLWTGFIYEGPILVKKINKTILKQKV from the coding sequence ATGTACAAGTCGATTATACGCCCCATACTTTTCTTGTTCGACCCTGAAAAAGTTCATCATTTTAGCTTTTTCTTGATTAAGATGTTATCCAGAATTGGAATTTTGGGATTGATAAAGCCTTTTTTCACTATAGAGGATCAAAGACTGGAACGAGAGGTTTTTGGATTAAAATTTAAGAACCCGGTGGGTCTAGCCGCTGGTTTTGATAAGAACGCAATGCTTTACAATGAACTTTCCAGTTTTGGCTTTGGCTTTGTTGAAATTGGCACGCTGACCCCCAAACCCCAAGATGGAAACCCCAAAAAAAGATTATTTCGATTAAAGACAGACAGTGCCATTATCAATAGAATGGGTTTTAACAATGAAGGTGTATTTGAGGCGGTGGAACGATTAAAAAAAGAACACATGGTATTGATTGGGGGAAATATCGGTAAAAACAAAATTACGCCCAACGATGATGCTATAAAGGATTATTTAATTTGTTTCGATGCCCTTTTTGAACATGTGGATTATTTTGTAGTCAATGTCAGTTCTCCAAACACCCCAGGACTTCGAGAACTTCAGGATAAGGAACCTCTAACAAGATTGTTGAAGGAGCTGGAGATTACCAATAGGAAATTGGCATCTGAAAAGTCGGTCAAAAGAAAACCGATTTTACTGAAAATCGCACCGGACCTTACCAATGACCAACTTTTGGATATTATTGCTATAGTTGCCGATACCAAAATAGATGGAGTCATTGCGACAAACACAACTATAGAACGTAAAAACCTTAAATCCCATGTTTTGCTTTTGGAGGAAAACGGTGGTTTAAGTGGGAAACCGTTAAGAGATAGAAGTACCGAAGTTATTCGATTTTTATCCGAAAAAAGTAATAAAGCCTTCCCAATCATAGGGGTAGGTGGGATTCATTCTCCTGAGGATGCTTTGGAAAAGTTAAACGCAGGAGCCGATCTAATTCAGTTATGGACAGGCTTTATATACGAAGGTCCAATTTTGGTTAAAAAAATAAATAAGACTATCCTAAAACAAAAAGTATAA
- a CDS encoding Gfo/Idh/MocA family protein, producing MLRNRRDFIKKSTAGLIVSGASFMFPMELLATMRKKVGANDTINVGLIGCNGMGFSDLSSFLKMSDINVIALCDVDENVLKARTADLEKAGIKKPKWYKDYRKLLENKDVDVAIIGTPDHWHCLQLTDALQAGKDVYCEKPIANSVQEANIMLDYVGASDRMVQIGQWQRSQPHFVDAIDFVHSGKLGEIRLAKAWAYQGWMKPVPILPDGAAPAGVDYDMWLGPAPQRPFNPNRFHFNFRWFWDYAGGLMTDWGVHLIDYALYGMKAGTPKSVMALGGKFAYPDDASETPDTLQTVYEYDGFSILWEHATGIDGGNYGRNHGIAFIGNNGTLVLDRQGWEVIPEEEFQGWGKEGIPKMEAMSFDNGGQSGLDLHTKNFMDAVKSRDASKLTAPIKVGYDAALVSHMGNVAFKTGNRIYWDDAAGKFKNEEANPYLMANYNNGWKLPMV from the coding sequence ATGTTACGTAATAGAAGAGACTTTATAAAAAAGAGTACGGCTGGTTTAATCGTGTCCGGAGCGAGTTTTATGTTCCCAATGGAGCTTTTGGCGACAATGAGAAAAAAGGTGGGTGCCAATGATACCATTAATGTGGGACTTATTGGATGTAATGGTATGGGTTTCTCGGACCTGTCCTCCTTTCTAAAAATGAGTGACATCAACGTCATTGCCCTATGTGATGTAGATGAGAATGTGCTCAAAGCGCGAACGGCGGATTTGGAAAAGGCAGGTATCAAAAAACCAAAATGGTACAAGGATTACAGAAAGCTTTTAGAAAATAAGGATGTTGACGTTGCTATTATCGGAACGCCGGATCATTGGCATTGCCTTCAGTTGACTGATGCCCTCCAGGCAGGCAAGGATGTCTATTGTGAAAAACCCATTGCGAATTCTGTTCAGGAAGCCAATATCATGTTGGACTACGTTGGGGCTAGCGATCGGATGGTGCAAATTGGACAATGGCAGAGAAGCCAACCCCATTTTGTAGACGCAATAGATTTTGTGCACTCCGGTAAGCTCGGTGAGATAAGATTGGCCAAGGCATGGGCCTATCAAGGTTGGATGAAGCCTGTACCCATTTTACCAGACGGTGCAGCTCCGGCGGGAGTGGACTATGATATGTGGTTGGGGCCAGCTCCGCAAAGACCGTTCAATCCCAACCGTTTTCATTTTAATTTTAGATGGTTCTGGGATTATGCGGGAGGTTTAATGACGGACTGGGGAGTGCATCTTATAGATTACGCTCTTTATGGAATGAAAGCAGGCACACCAAAGTCGGTAATGGCTTTGGGTGGTAAGTTTGCATATCCTGATGATGCATCAGAAACCCCAGATACTTTGCAAACCGTTTATGAATATGATGGTTTTTCTATTTTATGGGAACACGCCACAGGTATCGATGGTGGTAACTATGGAAGAAACCATGGTATTGCCTTTATAGGTAATAATGGAACTTTGGTTTTGGACCGACAAGGATGGGAAGTGATTCCCGAGGAGGAATTCCAAGGTTGGGGTAAGGAAGGAATACCAAAGATGGAGGCCATGTCCTTTGACAATGGAGGACAAAGTGGTTTGGACCTTCACACCAAAAATTTCATGGATGCGGTTAAAAGTAGGGACGCCTCCAAGTTAACGGCACCCATAAAGGTAGGTTATGATGCGGCCTTGGTTTCACATATGGGTAATGTAGCCTTTAAGACTGGTAATAGAATATATTGGGACGATGCGGCCGGCAAATTCAAAAATGAAGAGGCCAATCCATATTTAATGGCGAACTACAATAATGGCTGGAAGTTGCCCATGGTCTAA
- a CDS encoding lysophospholipid acyltransferase family protein → MKNLLYGMVKVYIRTGLHSYHKKIEVFGLDNVPKGKPVLFLPNHQSALMDVLLIAVDCNRKPYFLTRADVFGKPLLNKIFNFFQMIPVYRIRDGRRSLSKNDEVFDICSKILGNGKSLVMFPEANHNLKRRVRPLSKGFTRIVFRTLQQNPGIDLQIVPVGLNYEDATSFPDSVAVYYGKPISAESLYDATDLKGSENRTKTAVSSALKKLTTHIDTEPDYDRIVAQIESKKHSYLRPEAINAKVKTLMEEGGESDPSSRSKPKINFFKVLIAILNFPVWFLWRFYMKPKVWEPEFMGTLRYATAQIGFTVYYIILFIVISVWMNLTMGFIMVFGIYLLNRILVKLA, encoded by the coding sequence ATGAAAAACTTGCTTTATGGCATGGTAAAGGTCTATATAAGGACTGGCCTACATTCATATCACAAAAAGATCGAGGTATTTGGCTTGGATAATGTACCCAAGGGCAAGCCCGTTTTGTTTCTGCCCAATCACCAGAGTGCACTTATGGATGTCTTGTTAATTGCGGTTGACTGCAATAGAAAACCTTATTTTCTAACCCGTGCCGATGTCTTTGGAAAACCTCTATTAAATAAAATTTTCAACTTTTTTCAAATGATTCCTGTATATCGTATTCGGGATGGGAGAAGGTCCTTAAGTAAGAACGATGAGGTTTTTGATATCTGTTCCAAAATTTTGGGAAACGGCAAATCTTTGGTAATGTTCCCTGAAGCCAACCATAATTTAAAACGTAGGGTGAGACCTTTGAGTAAAGGCTTTACCAGAATAGTTTTTAGAACATTGCAACAGAATCCTGGTATCGATTTACAGATTGTTCCTGTGGGCTTAAATTATGAGGATGCGACAAGTTTTCCAGATTCTGTAGCGGTCTATTATGGTAAACCAATAAGTGCCGAGTCATTGTATGACGCTACAGATTTAAAAGGTTCTGAAAACAGAACGAAAACAGCTGTTTCTTCAGCTTTAAAGAAACTTACTACACATATAGACACGGAACCGGATTATGACAGGATAGTTGCTCAAATTGAATCCAAGAAACATTCTTATTTGAGGCCAGAAGCTATTAACGCAAAAGTAAAAACCTTAATGGAAGAAGGAGGGGAATCTGACCCATCTTCACGATCAAAGCCAAAAATTAACTTTTTCAAAGTGCTAATCGCGATCCTGAACTTTCCAGTTTGGTTTTTATGGAGATTTTATATGAAGCCGAAGGTCTGGGAGCCGGAATTTATGGGAACCCTAAGGTATGCTACTGCCCAGATAGGTTTTACGGTTTATTATATTATTCTGTTCATAGTAATATCCGTTTGGATGAATTTGACAATGGGCTTCATTATGGTCTTTGGTATCTATCTATTGAATAGAATATTGGTCAAATTGGCCTAA
- a CDS encoding Dabb family protein, whose translation MKNKISAIIIILACVCFSFSYNNHDKDSMNEKMEQSNDSVLRHVVLFKFKDGTSPEDIKKVEEAFHALPSKIPQIAGYEWGTNNSPEGLDKGFTHVFFLTFNSEEDRAIYLPHPDHKAFGAVLGPHLDDVLVMDYWTN comes from the coding sequence ATGAAAAATAAAATTTCCGCGATTATTATAATTTTAGCTTGTGTATGTTTTAGCTTCTCTTACAATAATCACGATAAAGATTCTATGAACGAAAAAATGGAACAATCAAACGATAGTGTTCTTAGACATGTTGTCCTATTCAAATTTAAGGATGGTACATCTCCAGAGGATATTAAGAAAGTAGAGGAAGCGTTCCATGCCCTTCCTTCTAAAATACCTCAAATTGCCGGTTACGAATGGGGAACCAACAACAGTCCAGAAGGTTTGGACAAGGGATTCACCCATGTTTTCTTTCTTACCTTTAATAGTGAAGAAGATAGGGCCATTTATTTACCTCATCCAGACCATAAGGCCTTTGGAGCTGTACTTGGGCCACATTTGGATGATGTACTTGTTATGGACTATTGGACGAACTAA
- a CDS encoding bile acid:sodium symporter family protein, whose amino-acid sequence MAEDTLDSVQINFDNEALWLMNFVLALVMFGIALEISFKDFKQLWIKPKPVLVGVASQFLLLPLITFLLVYFLRPYPSVALGMFMVAACPGGNISNYITHLGGGNTALSVCLTAIATILAIIMTPFNLEFWGSLYEPTSTILNSVAIEPMKMVKLVALLLGIPLILGMGMNRWKPILALRLAKFFKVFSLVFFILLVVLALMNNISIFLDYVLYIFWIVLLHNLLAFLGGYGIAKVFHLDYQNIRSITIETGIQNSGLGLLLIFTFFDGLGGMAILAAFWGIWHMVSGLILASYWNAKPIKGKTLA is encoded by the coding sequence TTGGCTGAAGATACCCTGGATAGCGTTCAGATTAATTTTGACAACGAAGCCTTATGGCTAATGAACTTTGTTTTGGCATTGGTCATGTTCGGGATAGCACTTGAAATTTCATTCAAGGATTTTAAACAACTATGGATTAAGCCTAAGCCTGTTTTGGTTGGGGTTGCAAGTCAATTTTTGTTATTGCCCTTAATCACTTTTTTATTGGTTTATTTTCTGAGACCCTATCCTAGTGTAGCCTTGGGAATGTTCATGGTGGCCGCATGTCCCGGAGGTAATATATCCAATTATATTACTCATTTGGGTGGTGGAAATACGGCACTATCGGTCTGTCTTACGGCAATTGCGACCATCTTGGCCATTATTATGACACCTTTCAATCTAGAGTTTTGGGGATCCCTTTATGAGCCAACTTCAACGATATTGAATTCTGTGGCAATTGAGCCCATGAAAATGGTAAAACTTGTGGCTTTATTGCTCGGCATACCTTTAATCTTGGGTATGGGCATGAATCGTTGGAAGCCCATTCTCGCTTTACGATTGGCCAAGTTTTTTAAAGTATTTTCTTTAGTGTTTTTTATTTTATTGGTGGTTTTGGCATTGATGAATAATATTTCAATTTTTTTGGACTATGTGTTATATATTTTTTGGATTGTGCTACTTCATAATCTGTTAGCTTTTTTGGGAGGATATGGAATTGCGAAGGTATTTCATTTGGACTACCAAAACATTCGATCCATTACTATTGAAACGGGCATTCAAAACTCAGGTCTTGGTTTACTTTTAATATTTACCTTCTTTGATGGATTGGGGGGTATGGCCATTTTGGCCGCTTTTTGGGGAATTTGGCATATGGTTTCTGGTTTGATTTTGGCTAGTTATTGGAACGCGAAACCTATAAAAGGTAAGACACTGGCATGA